In the genome of Jaculus jaculus isolate mJacJac1 chromosome 11, mJacJac1.mat.Y.cur, whole genome shotgun sequence, the window TTGAAATGTATGGCTAATTTTACTCTCATGTGAGTATAAACAAACtagaaagataatttttttaaaaaaagatcattcaatcACTTTAGCAAggtaaagtttttttgttttttttttttttttaacatagtctATGTAGCctcgggttggccttgaactcagtcttcctgcttccaccccACACATGCTGGAACTGTAGGAACAAGCTACCAAAATCAACTCAGTTCAAGTTCTTAGTTTCTATCAAGCCATATCCCaacacaacacttttttttttggtcatttcccTTTCActatctgttgttgttttttttttttttctcttgcactcattcactcatttacACACTTTGAGGAAATTTTTCACAAAATGCACTAAGTTTTTTTTCCTGTGGAACATATAATTAACCTCTATCTTCCTCATTTCAGTGGTTTATTCATTTGTCTGTTagatataaagaaaacaaagaggatgCTGAGTAATGAAGATCATGGATCTTCTGGGGCTTTGAAAGtgataaaatttcttttctttccttcaaaagGTTGTACACAATAAATTATGTTGCAAATAAAAATGGATTAAGTGAAACTGAGAAATATGAGAATTAAGAGCACCAGTTACTGTAGAGGGACACTAATGGATGGTGCTTCGGGACTATCAATTCAGAAAGCAAAAACTACAAAATCCATCCCATACTTATTTGACAGACCTCTTTGTTTTTATATGTCtccttaaatgtttattttttcagaccTATAATCTTTTTACTGCATCCTAAtattctgcaaacaaattctaacaTATTAAAGGCAAAGACTAAGTAAATTAACTGtagttgtttaatttttcaaagtatCAAGAAGGCCACTTTCTCCTATGTATCAACAACAGCCACACCTCTCCTTTTTTACTTCTGTCATTGTTTCTACTGTAACTGGCTGAAGTCCTAAAACTCagatagataattttaaaaatcccaggAGGTATTGGTATTTCTTTCAGTATTATACAGGCCTGATCTTAAGCCATGAACTACCCTATCCCTGAGAATATTTGaaattcatccttttttttttgaaagtcagACCAAGTCATGAGGAAGAAGGAAATTTCCGTTGCCTTCCCTCTGGGgaatctctctttcactctgctcAGCTGAAGATAGGGTGCAGACGTGGGGGGTGTCATGCCTTGAGGACATCAACTTTTTGTTAGGGTGAGCATTCTAGCAGGGTTCCTCAAATATAGAGCATATTCAATGTAAATTCGGTGAAAGAATAGGAGAAAGAATAATTTGAGACACTTCTACTATCTCAAAACCAGTCACTTCCATCTCAAGATCTTACTAGAGTTTGGAAGCACTGTCAGTCTAGCTTGACAAAATAAGTCTCCTCGCAGAGGAAATGGATTGTGGCCAGAGAAGTGTTATGGCTTCGGGAGAGCTTAGACAAACCCAGGGCTCAAGGAAGCTTCACAGACTCTTGTCTAAGTGAGGGAAGCTACTAGGTGAGGAGAAAGCATCAATTTGGAGTATGAGTGTTCCCAGCAGTAAAAATAGTACAAATGTTTTCATGTAAACCCAGCAATCAGCTCCCACTCCAATCTTCTTGGTCATTTTTTTGTTCAAGAGAGAAAGCTTGCTTTTATCCTACTACCCCACAGTTTTATAAAATACTGTCTCCTTATTTCCCTGTATTCTCACAATGACCCTGGAATTTCTTAGTTTCTGTTCAGGGAgtcctgctgtggtggtttgccTAGGCTGCCTTATTCAATGTCAAGCCCCTGACTTCTTTGTAGTCTGGCTCCGAGGGGCTCCACCAATCCGCAGATGTTGCTGCGAGTTAGGGACCACAGTAGCTGCTGTTCCTCCAGTGTGCAATAAGGGGCTTCCCCAGGGGACAGTGACTTGTCGCGAGTGCTAAGTGGAAGCATAGATAGATTTCCTTTAaaatcaaactttgcaagcaagaataaCCTTGAAGAAGACCTTCAGAAGCAGATCTATGCTCAGAAACGTGTCCGATACCTTAAAGCTCCCCTCTGACATTTCAGATATGTCAAATATACTAATTCCTGCTCTATCATTCGGATTCAGTTGGGGGCGGGGTTGTCATATGagcctctctcctcttttttagCTCAGGTCACCTGAACAGAGTGACTGCTTTCTCTGTCCTGGAGCGACTTCTGTGGCGGTGTCTCCCAGGAATTCTCTTACCTGTTCTGGGGGTTTCCTAGAGGTCCAGCCTCCCCAGCACCCTGGACCTAGTTGACACCAAAGATTCCCACCCCCAAACTCTAGGACAAGCAGTGGGGCTGCACTAGCCACTAAGGGCCATCATCCATTTTTAATCAGAAAGATCACAAGAAAGATGGTAAGCGAGACCCAGGCGCAAGTCCATTTAAATAACATTCCTGGGGAAATCCAATCACTTACAACCGAGACACCTACGCCAACGAGAGCCCCCTCCCGTCTGGCGGGACAGAGCGCCACGGCGGAATTAATCAAGATCAAGGGGCTCCCGGACTGAGCAAGGCACGTTAACCCTTCCAGTGCCAAAGGGTGCCGGGCGCGGGGAGGACAAGCGCGGCCGGCTGGGACCAAGATACCCGGGGCGGCCCACGGGCCACCTTCGCCGATTGGGGACGTCTCGGGACACCACGCGCGCAGGGTCTCCGGGAGGCCGGGCGCCCTGCGCTGAGCTCTGAAGCTCCCGGGAGGCTCCGGTAGGCGAGCAGCAGCCGCCTCCCGCGGGCCCGGCGCGCCTGGGGCTCCTCCTCCCGCCAGAGCGTGGCCCAGGGACGGGTCCGGCCGGCCGGCCCGCCGCAGGTAGCCGGGGCCCGCGAGGCGGCGTGCGCGGGGAGCGCAGGCAGCGTGCGGACGGACTGACAGACGGGGGAGCCCCGAGGCTCGCGGCCCGTAGGACGGACGGTGGCCGCGCGGGCCATGTGGGGACCCGGGGTGACCGCCGAGGGCCTGTCGCCGGCCCcggcgccgccgccgctgctgccgctgctgctgctgctggcgctGGCGCTGGTGGCGCCCTCGCGGGGCGGCGGGGGCTGCGCCGAGCTGGCGTGCGGCGAGCGCGAGCGCTGCTGCGACTCGGCCAACGCCACGGCCGTGCGCTGCTGCAAGCTGCCGCTGCACGCCTTCCTGGACAACGTGGGCTGGTTCGTGCGCAAGCTCTCGGGGCTGCTCATCCTACTCGTGCTCTTCGCCATCGGCTACTTCCTGCAGCGCATCATCTGCCCCAGCCCTCGCAGGTACCCGCGTGGCCAAGCGCGCCCCGGGCAGGGACGCTCCGGGCCACCGGGGAGCGCCGGGCCCCCGGGGACCTCGGGTCCGcccgacgacgacgacgacgacgacgactcGCCTGCCCTGCTGCGAGACGAGGCGGCGGCGGGCTCGCAGGACTCGCTGCTGGACAGCGGCGGCCGGGGCCGGGGAGGACGCCTAGGTCCCTCCGGAGCCTCGGAGCACGAGCTGCGCGCCGTCCCGCCAGTCTTCCTGCAGCTGCCCAGCTATGAGGAGGTCAAGTACCTGCCCACCTACGAGGAGTCCATGCGGCTGCAGCAACTCGGCCCCCCCGAGGTCGTGCTGCCCGTGTCGGTGCTCGGCCGTCCGCGAGGCGGCGGGGCCGGGGACGCCGACGGCGGCCAGGGTCGCTTCCCGCTCATCTGAGCGTCCCGGGCCCCTTGGGAGCGCGCGGACCTAGACCTGGACAGGCTGGGAACTCGGGGCGGCACGCCCTGTGAGTGTGCCTGTGGCCGCCACTGACCACGCCTAGTgcccttgcaaagcctgttgcccCGCGTCTGGGTTGGGGTCgggtcttcttcctccttctgcttCACCCCTCCCGCcgcccttccccccccccgccacatctGGGATCTTATGTTTTCCTGAATTTCTGTCGACCCAAGGAAAAGTTGGGCTCGCTCAGAGGGGGCAGTGGTCGCGGACAAACCCCCAGGGTCACTTAGGCGGCGTTCCCGCCCTCTGCTCTGCCTCCCTTGGGTTCCTTCGTAAGTGCCTGCTTCCCGCGTGCAAGAGAACCTATGAGCCCTGTGGCGCGTCGGTCTGGAGAAGGACGGTTGAGGAAGGAGCGGGGTTCTACTCCTGTCCCTCCAGTCTGGACAGGTCATGGTCTCCCGGGATGGACAGGTGGCCCAGAGCCATTGGATACG includes:
- the C11H3orf80 gene encoding uncharacterized membrane protein C3orf80 homolog, coding for MWGPGVTAEGLSPAPAPPPLLPLLLLLALALVAPSRGGGGCAELACGERERCCDSANATAVRCCKLPLHAFLDNVGWFVRKLSGLLILLVLFAIGYFLQRIICPSPRRYPRGQARPGQGRSGPPGSAGPPGTSGPPDDDDDDDDSPALLRDEAAAGSQDSLLDSGGRGRGGRLGPSGASEHELRAVPPVFLQLPSYEEVKYLPTYEESMRLQQLGPPEVVLPVSVLGRPRGGGAGDADGGQGRFPLI